One Mugil cephalus isolate CIBA_MC_2020 chromosome 10, CIBA_Mcephalus_1.1, whole genome shotgun sequence genomic window carries:
- the LOC125014650 gene encoding transmembrane emp24 domain-containing protein 6-like, whose protein sequence is MLLSTLLILLSSQMVWSRKSEPFLSEGEAGLFRGSDKYDFAIEIPAAYMECFWHFAHQGGSFYLTYMVQWIKGMASDHRLFVTINSPQGVLLASKNEVTGQMNFQTEVTGFYRMCFGNHNNQFGGIRVFLNFGVIYEGLESKGEMEEKENVLNRTVADIEDSVQKLQNQIFHIWRYYNIARMRKGKDHYLLQSNLDYVNWWSATQSLVILLCGYLQLLVLKRFFCTDHARPRC, encoded by the exons ATGCTGCTGAGCACCCTGCTCATACTGCTGAGCTCTCAGATGGTCTGGTCCAGAAAGTCTGAGCCTTTCCTCAGTGAGGGGGAAGCAGGTTTGTTCAGGGGATCAGACAAATATGACTTTGCCATTGAGATTCCTGCTGCATATATGGAGTGTTTCTGGCACTTTGCCCACCAGGGTGGAAGCTTCTACTTGACGTACATG GTGCAGTGGATAAAAGGGATGGCCAGCGACCACCGGCTGTTTGTAACCATTAATTCGCCACAAGGCGTCCTTCTAGCTTCAAAAAACGAAGTTACTGGTCAAATGAATTTCCAGACCGAGGTGACAG GTTTTTACAGGATGTGTTTTGGGAACCACAACAACCAGTTTGGAGGCATCAGGGTCTTTCTGAACTTTGGCGTCATCTATGAAGGTTTGGAGTCAAagggagaaatggaggagaaagagaacgTCCTCAACAGAACTGTGGCTGATATTGAG GACAGTGTACAGAAGCTCCAGAATCAGATCTTCCACATCTGGAGATACTACAACATTGCCCGCATGAGGAAAGGGAAGGATCACTATCTCCTCCAGTCCAACCTCGACTACGTCAACTGGTGGTCAGCGACCCAAAGCCTTGTTATCCTCTTGTGTGGATACCTGCAGCTGCTTGTCCTCAAAAGGTTCTTCTGCACAGACCACGCCCGGCCGAGATGCTGA
- the LOC125014905 gene encoding transmembrane emp24 domain-containing protein 6-like has product MYRFPCLFFAFVFWGSVHGGPQTKPHPDVTDQELFWGADQYDFAVVLTSSAMECFWHFAHRGETFYLNFMVQWVTGVGQDRHLSVTINAPSGLLLSSVDDVKGQINFEATETGFYQMCFNNFHNRFSNMQVFLSFGVYYDDNRDPSKSKEEEEKKKKEEVSKELNNTLSIIEDSTLTVEKYVFHMFRYYSFSRMSKSADFYLLASNSQYITWWSTALSLLIVTSGYLQLRFLKSLFVSKTCTEDEKPRC; this is encoded by the exons ATGTACAGGTTTCCCTgcttgttttttgcttttgtgttttgggGCTCAGTTCATGGTGGACCCCAGACAAAGCCCCACCCTGACGTAACAGACCAGGAGCTGTTCTGGGGCGCCGACCAGTACGACTTCGCCGTGGTTCTTACTTCTTCTGCAATGGAATGTTTCTGGCACTTCGCTCACCGTGGAGAGACATTTTACCTGAACTTCATg GTCCAGTGGGTGACCGGAGTGGGCCAAGACAGACACCTGAGTGTCACCATCAACGCTCCCAGTGGTCTGCTGCTGTCCAGTGTCGATGATGTGAAGGGACAGATCAACTTTGAGGCCACGGAAACAG GCTTCTATCAGATGTGTTTCAACAACTTCCACAACCGCTTCAGCAACATGCAGGTCTTCCTCAGCTTTGGGGTCTACTATGACGATAACCGGGACCCGTCTAAgagcaaggaggaggaggagaagaagaagaaggaggaagtcAGCAAAGAACTGAACAACACACTGAGCATCATAGAG GACTCTACCCTTACAGTGGAGAAATACGTCTTCCACATGTTCCGCTACTACAGCTTCAGCCGGATGAGCAAGAGCGCCGACTTCTACCTCCTGGCATCCAACTCACAGTACATCACCTGGTGGTCGACAGCCCTCAGCCTCCTCATTGTCACCTCTGGGTACCTGCAGCTCCGCTTCCTCAAAAGCCTTTTTGTCAGCAAGACCTGCACCGAGGATGAGAAGCCCCGATGCTGA